In Syngnathoides biaculeatus isolate LvHL_M chromosome 5, ASM1980259v1, whole genome shotgun sequence, the following are encoded in one genomic region:
- the zmp:0000000881 gene encoding serine/threonine-protein kinase pkn3 isoform X1: MFRNTEPEADCYMVRQAGAGPPSSFQGGVLRRKPKNHKRANYVHSCSDLTSPLCLNAQTKTTRMAYSTGTLAQGCFGKVYREKYDDTWAAIKKVPQHLISRKDLERECDVYNKANHPNIVKLLGNINLKDGKWIIPLEFIFGEDLETTIFKAAKSKIQLTPTNRGKIIVGMCEGLLHLHSKDIVHQDLKPENIMVEHNTNRAVIIDLGLAKFFRRGLNSAVDMGNEAYSAPEVLQRHSQRDQRSDVWAMGKIIAELCARIRLHTPSVCPDKIREVMHNQPYCQAVCRMVETNPTLRASMVGVIIDIRRAGGGQGHLAPSPNQIRNRSASPGRRGASPFNRDRRAHSPMNRRGSPLEWERNPRPGIQLVQHRARQPRSVSPQKTQALVPAGGRGGVGGARDLTKDMMKMGLYQEANRDLPHHLPANGRVMVRRFEEKNGEVETWAQKEVVMRDGKIVKYKDVTFNSS, from the exons ATGTTTCGAAACACCGAG CCTGAAGCAGACTGTTACATGGTTCGTCAAGCCGGGGCAGGTCCTCCCTCCAGCTTCCAGGGAGGCGTGCTACGAAGGAAGCCCAAGAATCATAAAAGAGCTAACTATGTCCATTCGTGTTCAGACCTGACATCTCCACTGTGCCTCAACG CTCAGACAAAGACAACTCGGATGGCGTACTCCACCGGTACTCTGGCACAAGGATGCTTCGGCAAGGTTTACCGGGAGAAGTACGACGACACCTGGGCCGCCATCAAGAAGGTTCCCCAGCACCTCATAAGCAGGAAGGATCTGGAGAGAGAGTGTGACGTGTACAA CAAAGCCAACCACCCGAACATTGTGAAGCTGTTGGGCAACATCAACCTGAAAGATGGCAAATGGATCATTCCGCTGGAGTTCATCTTTGGAGAGGACCTGGAGACCACCATCTTCAAGGCGGCCAAGTCCAAAATACAG ctGACACCAACAAATCGAGGCAAAATCATCGTAGGCATGTGTGAGGGGCTCCTGCATCTTCACTCTAAAGACATCGTCCATCAAGACCTCAAGCCCGAAAACATCATG GTGGAACACAACACCAACCGAGCCGTGATCATCGACCTGGGCCTGGCGAAGTTTTTCCGACGCGGCCTCAACTCGGCCGTGGACATGGGTAACGAAGCCTACTCGGCCCCCGAGGTTCTGCAGCGCCACAGCCAGCGGGACCAGCGCTCGGACGTGTGGGCCATGGGCAAGATCATTGCAGAACTTTGCGCCCGCATCCGACTGCATACCCCCAGCGTGTGCCCGGACAAAATCCGGGAGGTGATGCACAACCAGCCCTACTGCCAGGCCGTGTGCAGGATGGTGGAGACCAACCCCACCCTGAGGGCCTCTATGGTGGGCGTCATCATAGACATAAGGAGGGCGGGCGGAGGTCAGGGACACCTCGCCCCGTCGCCGAATCAGATCAGGAATCGATCAGCGTCGCCAGGTCGGAGAGGAGCGTCTCCCTTCAACAGAGATAGGCGAG CTCACTCaccaatgaacaggcgtggatCCCCACTGGAGTGGGAGCGCAACCCTCGACCGGGGATTCAACTCGTCCAGCACCGCGCCAGACAACCCCGCTCGGTCTCCCCGCAGAAGACCCAAGCGCTGGTCCCAGCAGGCGGTAGAGGTGGCGTTGGTGGTGCACGTGACCTGACCAAAGACATGATGAAGATGGGCTTGTACCAGGAGGCCAACCGGGATCTGCCGCACCACCTGCCCGCCAACGGCCGGGTGATGGTGCGCCGCTTCGAGGAAAAAAACGGCGAGGTTGAAACGTGGGCGCAAAAGGAGGTGGTGATGCGTGACGGCAAGATCGTCAAGTACAAGGATGTCACCTTCAACAGTTCATAA
- the lsr gene encoding lipolysis-stimulated lipoprotein receptor isoform X2, whose protein sequence is MFWAFFIATALATESAMAVSVSSPVKRYVVILFQPVTLNCNFQTSATQPPVVTWRYKSYCRDPVQAALNPSSADSILSQNNPNYDPNIECADSQRTVRIVASKQGTAVTLGTEYQGRKISVINNADLNIAQTAWGDSGVYVCSVISSQDLTGNGEDYTELIVLDWLLVVVVVLGFLLLLLLIGICWCQCCPHTCCCYVSCPCCPDRCCCPRALYEAGKAVKKGMANHYATTLYAPSMYAQPAYSGPFVQQPAMPLLPLPNGVGVPPSQNGYGREYDGASSVGQGSQVPLLHDQDGGGGDHTRSGYRIQVDPEGNATRAIYYMERELANLDPSRPANYNRLDNVSEVTSLHDTADPRARGGRPQPPPLSTVYDEDEGMSTISSVSQHVHRRPDDPPRRGYMGDRARARSMENLDDIGRRYGRNNYPPPRRPDEPRGRRGSDDDWSSSGRAGYDRDDRRRRDYSPDDYRRGGGGGGYGALPGRRSRSRDDLMDLERDRRPGGGRDRRDDYDDSFLREALERKRMGEQQRARSRDRLESDGERSDRGKAPLPRGPPPLPLNPPSGPAALPPPYSDDESMTSSKKSNLRKNGAVSRESLVV, encoded by the exons ATGTTTTGGGCGTTCTTTATCGCCACAGCTCTGGCGACAG AGTCGGCCATGGCCGTGTCGGTGAGCAGCCCAGTGAAGCGCTATGTGGTCATCCTGTTCCAGCCGGTCACGCTCAACTGCAATTTCCAGACTTCTGCTACACAGCCGCCGGTGGTCACTTGGCGGTATAAGTCGTACTGCCGCGACCCGGTGCAGGCAGCTCTCAATCCCAGCAGCGCCGACAGCATCCTGTCACAAAACAACCCCAACTACGACCCCAACATCGAGTGCGCCGATAGCCAGCGCACGGTGCGCATTGTGGCTTCCAAGCAGGGCACCGCCGTCACGCTTGGCACCGAGTACCAAGGACGCAAGATCAGCGTTATCAACA ACGCCGATCTGAACATCGCGCAGACGGCGTGGGGCGACAGCGGCGTCTACGTGTGCTCCGTCATCTCCTCACAGGACCTCACGGGCAACGGAGAGGACTACACAGAGCTCATTGTCTTGG ATTGGCTgcttgtggtggtggtggtcctgGGCTTCCTGCTGTTGCTACTACTGATCGGCATCTGCTGGTGTCAGTGTTGCCCGCACACATGCTGCTGCTACGTCAGCTGCCCCTGCTGCCCGGACCGATGCTGTTGCCCGCGGGCAC TGTATGAGGCAGGTAAGGcggtgaaaaaaggcatggcCAACCATTATGCCACCACCCTCTACGCCCCCAGCATGTACGCCCAGCCGGCATACAGCGGGCCGTTCGTCCAGCAACCCGCCATGCCGCTGCTTCCTCTGCCCAATGGCGTCGGGGTCCCGCCCTCACAAAACGGGTATGGACGAGAGTACGACGGCGCTAGTTCCG TCGGTCAAGGCTCCCAGGTGCCTCTGCTGCACGATCaagatggtggtggtggagacCATA CTCGGAGTGGCTATCGGATCCAGGTGGATCCTGAAGGCAACGCCACGCGTGCCATTTACTACATGGAGAGAGAGCTCGCCAACTTGGATCCGTCCAGACCCGCCAACTACAACCGCT TGGACAACGTAAGCGAGGTGACTTCGCTGCATGACACTGCCGACCCGCGAGCCCGCGGTGGTCGCCCACAACCCCCACCGCTGTCCACGGTGTACGATGAGGATGAGGGCATGAGCACCATCAGCAGCGTGTCGCAACACGTGCACCGACGTCCAGACGACCCACCACGCCGAGGCTACATGGGTGACCGGGCCCGCGCCCGCTCCATGGAGAACCTGGATGACATCGGGCGCCGCTACGGCCGCAACAACTACCCGCCACCCCGACGCCCGGATGAGCCCCGAGGCAGGAGAGG TTCTGACGATGATTGGAGCAGCAGTGGCCGCGCTGGCTACGATAGAGACGACCGCAGACGTCGCGACTACTCCCCGGACGACTACAgacgaggaggaggtggcggagGGTACGGCGCCCTTCCGGGGAGACGCAGCCGCAGTCGCGACGACCTGATGGACCTGGAGAGGGACCGGCGACCGGGCGGCGGCCGGGACAGGAGAGATGACTACGATGACAGTTTCCTGAGAGAGGCCTTGGAGAGGAAGAGGATGGGGGAGCAGCAGAGGGCTCGCAGCCGGGACCGACTGGAGAGTGACGGGGAGCGTTCAGACCGAGGGAAGGCGCCGCTTCCCCGGGGACCCCCGCCGCTCCCCCTGAACCCACCCTCAGGACCCGCCGCTCTACCGCCGCCCTACAGCGATGACGAGAGCATGACATCGTCTAAGAAAAGCAACCTGCGCAAG AATGGAGCCGTGAGCCGAGAGAGCCTGGTGGTGTGA
- the lsr gene encoding lipolysis-stimulated lipoprotein receptor isoform X1, producing MFWAFFIATALATESAMAVSVSSPVKRYVVILFQPVTLNCNFQTSATQPPVVTWRYKSYCRDPVQAALNPSSADSILSQNNPNYDPNIECADSQRTVRIVASKQGTAVTLGTEYQGRKISVINNADLNIAQTAWGDSGVYVCSVISSQDLTGNGEDYTELIVLERKSNATDLLPGIDLLVMEDWLLVVVVVLGFLLLLLLIGICWCQCCPHTCCCYVSCPCCPDRCCCPRALYEAGKAVKKGMANHYATTLYAPSMYAQPAYSGPFVQQPAMPLLPLPNGVGVPPSQNGYGREYDGASSVGQGSQVPLLHDQDGGGGDHTRSGYRIQVDPEGNATRAIYYMERELANLDPSRPANYNRLDNVSEVTSLHDTADPRARGGRPQPPPLSTVYDEDEGMSTISSVSQHVHRRPDDPPRRGYMGDRARARSMENLDDIGRRYGRNNYPPPRRPDEPRGRRGSDDDWSSSGRAGYDRDDRRRRDYSPDDYRRGGGGGGYGALPGRRSRSRDDLMDLERDRRPGGGRDRRDDYDDSFLREALERKRMGEQQRARSRDRLESDGERSDRGKAPLPRGPPPLPLNPPSGPAALPPPYSDDESMTSSKKSNLRKNGAVSRESLVV from the exons ATGTTTTGGGCGTTCTTTATCGCCACAGCTCTGGCGACAG AGTCGGCCATGGCCGTGTCGGTGAGCAGCCCAGTGAAGCGCTATGTGGTCATCCTGTTCCAGCCGGTCACGCTCAACTGCAATTTCCAGACTTCTGCTACACAGCCGCCGGTGGTCACTTGGCGGTATAAGTCGTACTGCCGCGACCCGGTGCAGGCAGCTCTCAATCCCAGCAGCGCCGACAGCATCCTGTCACAAAACAACCCCAACTACGACCCCAACATCGAGTGCGCCGATAGCCAGCGCACGGTGCGCATTGTGGCTTCCAAGCAGGGCACCGCCGTCACGCTTGGCACCGAGTACCAAGGACGCAAGATCAGCGTTATCAACA ACGCCGATCTGAACATCGCGCAGACGGCGTGGGGCGACAGCGGCGTCTACGTGTGCTCCGTCATCTCCTCACAGGACCTCACGGGCAACGGAGAGGACTACACAGAGCTCATTGTCTTGG AGAGAAAGTCAAATGCTACTGACCTGCTGCCGGGCATTGACTTACTGGTTATGGAAG ATTGGCTgcttgtggtggtggtggtcctgGGCTTCCTGCTGTTGCTACTACTGATCGGCATCTGCTGGTGTCAGTGTTGCCCGCACACATGCTGCTGCTACGTCAGCTGCCCCTGCTGCCCGGACCGATGCTGTTGCCCGCGGGCAC TGTATGAGGCAGGTAAGGcggtgaaaaaaggcatggcCAACCATTATGCCACCACCCTCTACGCCCCCAGCATGTACGCCCAGCCGGCATACAGCGGGCCGTTCGTCCAGCAACCCGCCATGCCGCTGCTTCCTCTGCCCAATGGCGTCGGGGTCCCGCCCTCACAAAACGGGTATGGACGAGAGTACGACGGCGCTAGTTCCG TCGGTCAAGGCTCCCAGGTGCCTCTGCTGCACGATCaagatggtggtggtggagacCATA CTCGGAGTGGCTATCGGATCCAGGTGGATCCTGAAGGCAACGCCACGCGTGCCATTTACTACATGGAGAGAGAGCTCGCCAACTTGGATCCGTCCAGACCCGCCAACTACAACCGCT TGGACAACGTAAGCGAGGTGACTTCGCTGCATGACACTGCCGACCCGCGAGCCCGCGGTGGTCGCCCACAACCCCCACCGCTGTCCACGGTGTACGATGAGGATGAGGGCATGAGCACCATCAGCAGCGTGTCGCAACACGTGCACCGACGTCCAGACGACCCACCACGCCGAGGCTACATGGGTGACCGGGCCCGCGCCCGCTCCATGGAGAACCTGGATGACATCGGGCGCCGCTACGGCCGCAACAACTACCCGCCACCCCGACGCCCGGATGAGCCCCGAGGCAGGAGAGG TTCTGACGATGATTGGAGCAGCAGTGGCCGCGCTGGCTACGATAGAGACGACCGCAGACGTCGCGACTACTCCCCGGACGACTACAgacgaggaggaggtggcggagGGTACGGCGCCCTTCCGGGGAGACGCAGCCGCAGTCGCGACGACCTGATGGACCTGGAGAGGGACCGGCGACCGGGCGGCGGCCGGGACAGGAGAGATGACTACGATGACAGTTTCCTGAGAGAGGCCTTGGAGAGGAAGAGGATGGGGGAGCAGCAGAGGGCTCGCAGCCGGGACCGACTGGAGAGTGACGGGGAGCGTTCAGACCGAGGGAAGGCGCCGCTTCCCCGGGGACCCCCGCCGCTCCCCCTGAACCCACCCTCAGGACCCGCCGCTCTACCGCCGCCCTACAGCGATGACGAGAGCATGACATCGTCTAAGAAAAGCAACCTGCGCAAG AATGGAGCCGTGAGCCGAGAGAGCCTGGTGGTGTGA
- the zmp:0000000881 gene encoding uncharacterized protein zmp:0000000881 isoform X2, with protein MAYSTGTLAQGCFGKVYREKYDDTWAAIKKVPQHLISRKDLERECDVYNKANHPNIVKLLGNINLKDGKWIIPLEFIFGEDLETTIFKAAKSKIQLTPTNRGKIIVGMCEGLLHLHSKDIVHQDLKPENIMVEHNTNRAVIIDLGLAKFFRRGLNSAVDMGNEAYSAPEVLQRHSQRDQRSDVWAMGKIIAELCARIRLHTPSVCPDKIREVMHNQPYCQAVCRMVETNPTLRASMVGVIIDIRRAGGGQGHLAPSPNQIRNRSASPGRRGASPFNRDRRAHSPMNRRGSPLEWERNPRPGIQLVQHRARQPRSVSPQKTQALVPAGGRGGVGGARDLTKDMMKMGLYQEANRDLPHHLPANGRVMVRRFEEKNGEVETWAQKEVVMRDGKIVKYKDVTFNSS; from the exons ATGGCGTACTCCACCGGTACTCTGGCACAAGGATGCTTCGGCAAGGTTTACCGGGAGAAGTACGACGACACCTGGGCCGCCATCAAGAAGGTTCCCCAGCACCTCATAAGCAGGAAGGATCTGGAGAGAGAGTGTGACGTGTACAA CAAAGCCAACCACCCGAACATTGTGAAGCTGTTGGGCAACATCAACCTGAAAGATGGCAAATGGATCATTCCGCTGGAGTTCATCTTTGGAGAGGACCTGGAGACCACCATCTTCAAGGCGGCCAAGTCCAAAATACAG ctGACACCAACAAATCGAGGCAAAATCATCGTAGGCATGTGTGAGGGGCTCCTGCATCTTCACTCTAAAGACATCGTCCATCAAGACCTCAAGCCCGAAAACATCATG GTGGAACACAACACCAACCGAGCCGTGATCATCGACCTGGGCCTGGCGAAGTTTTTCCGACGCGGCCTCAACTCGGCCGTGGACATGGGTAACGAAGCCTACTCGGCCCCCGAGGTTCTGCAGCGCCACAGCCAGCGGGACCAGCGCTCGGACGTGTGGGCCATGGGCAAGATCATTGCAGAACTTTGCGCCCGCATCCGACTGCATACCCCCAGCGTGTGCCCGGACAAAATCCGGGAGGTGATGCACAACCAGCCCTACTGCCAGGCCGTGTGCAGGATGGTGGAGACCAACCCCACCCTGAGGGCCTCTATGGTGGGCGTCATCATAGACATAAGGAGGGCGGGCGGAGGTCAGGGACACCTCGCCCCGTCGCCGAATCAGATCAGGAATCGATCAGCGTCGCCAGGTCGGAGAGGAGCGTCTCCCTTCAACAGAGATAGGCGAG CTCACTCaccaatgaacaggcgtggatCCCCACTGGAGTGGGAGCGCAACCCTCGACCGGGGATTCAACTCGTCCAGCACCGCGCCAGACAACCCCGCTCGGTCTCCCCGCAGAAGACCCAAGCGCTGGTCCCAGCAGGCGGTAGAGGTGGCGTTGGTGGTGCACGTGACCTGACCAAAGACATGATGAAGATGGGCTTGTACCAGGAGGCCAACCGGGATCTGCCGCACCACCTGCCCGCCAACGGCCGGGTGATGGTGCGCCGCTTCGAGGAAAAAAACGGCGAGGTTGAAACGTGGGCGCAAAAGGAGGTGGTGATGCGTGACGGCAAGATCGTCAAGTACAAGGATGTCACCTTCAACAGTTCATAA